A genomic region of Micromonospora sp. NBC_01796 contains the following coding sequences:
- a CDS encoding ABC transporter permease, with amino-acid sequence MSDYGTVAASENPSARRGPTGEPGAPGKVEVLHKPRSLAGDAWRDLRRNPIFWVSLSLVVIVTLMAAFPSLLTSNDPTDCTLSRQHQGPTGGAIFGYNFQGCDIYARSVYGARASLLVGALSALLTGIIAVVVGMLAGYFGGWVDAVLSRVIDIVLGLPLLLAAIVLLKRISSDNQWARIAALIFVLAILGWTTAARVIRSSVISAKQQDYVAAARMLGAGNGRIMWRHILPNSLAPVVVVLTIALGAFIAAEATLSFLGIGLKEPTISWGMDIDAGRVHMRESATPLIVPSTFLALTVLAFIMLGDAIRDAFDPKLR; translated from the coding sequence ATGAGTGACTACGGAACGGTCGCCGCGAGCGAGAACCCGAGCGCGCGGCGCGGGCCCACCGGGGAACCGGGCGCGCCCGGCAAGGTGGAGGTGCTGCACAAGCCGCGCAGCCTCGCCGGTGACGCATGGCGCGACCTGCGCCGCAATCCGATCTTCTGGGTCTCGCTCAGCCTGGTCGTGATCGTCACCCTGATGGCGGCGTTCCCCAGCCTGCTCACCTCGAACGACCCGACCGACTGCACGCTCTCCCGGCAGCACCAGGGTCCGACCGGCGGCGCCATCTTCGGCTACAACTTCCAGGGCTGCGACATCTACGCCCGCTCGGTGTACGGCGCCCGCGCGTCGCTCCTGGTCGGCGCCCTCTCCGCACTGCTCACCGGCATCATCGCCGTGGTGGTCGGGATGCTGGCCGGCTACTTCGGCGGCTGGGTCGACGCGGTGCTGTCCCGGGTCATCGACATCGTCCTGGGCCTCCCGCTGCTGCTCGCCGCGATCGTGCTGCTCAAGCGGATCAGCAGCGACAACCAGTGGGCCCGGATCGCCGCTCTGATCTTCGTACTCGCGATCCTCGGCTGGACCACCGCGGCCCGGGTCATCCGGTCCTCGGTGATCAGCGCGAAGCAGCAGGACTACGTGGCGGCGGCCCGGATGCTCGGCGCCGGCAACGGCCGGATCATGTGGCGTCACATCCTGCCGAACTCGCTCGCCCCGGTGGTCGTGGTGCTCACCATCGCCCTCGGCGCGTTCATCGCCGCCGAGGCCACCCTGTCGTTCCTCGGGATCGGCCTCAAGGAACCGACGATCTCGTGGGGTATGGACATCGACGCCGGCCGGGTGCACATGCGGGAGTCGGCCACCCCGCTGATCGTCCCGTCCACGTTCCTCGCCCTGACGGTGCTCGCGTTCATCATGCTCGGCGACGCCATCCGCGACGCCTTCGACCCGAAGCTGCGGTGA
- a CDS encoding ABC transporter ATP-binding protein, translating to MSYLSAQPIAAPSARGGDHPHLLEVRDLHVQFNTRDGVAKVINGVSYHLDAGETLAVLGESGSGKSVTAQAIMGILDMPPAVIPSGQILYDGSDLLKMPEEQRRQVRGKEIAMIFQDALSALNPVFPVGWQIGETLRQREGLSRADARKRAIELMELVKIPAAKQRVGDYPHQFSGGMRQRVMIAMALALNPRVLIADEPTTALDVTVQAQIMDLLGDLRRELNMAMILITHDLGVVADVADRIAVMYAGRIVEHADVHSLYSRPGHPYTKGLLESIPRLDQRGQELSTIKGLPPNLMRIPSGCPFHPRCPYAQQVCVDVVPENRNLGNGRTSACHFAQEVLDGRL from the coding sequence ATGAGCTACCTTTCGGCCCAGCCCATCGCGGCGCCGTCCGCCCGCGGTGGTGACCACCCGCACCTGCTCGAGGTACGGGACCTGCACGTCCAGTTCAACACCCGCGACGGCGTGGCAAAGGTGATCAACGGCGTCTCGTACCACCTGGACGCCGGGGAGACCCTGGCCGTGCTCGGCGAGTCCGGCTCCGGCAAGTCGGTCACCGCGCAGGCGATCATGGGCATCCTGGACATGCCGCCGGCCGTCATCCCGTCCGGCCAGATCCTGTACGACGGCAGCGACCTGCTCAAGATGCCCGAGGAGCAGCGCCGGCAGGTCCGGGGCAAAGAGATCGCGATGATCTTCCAGGACGCGCTCTCCGCGCTGAACCCGGTCTTCCCGGTCGGCTGGCAGATCGGCGAGACCCTGCGCCAGCGCGAGGGCCTGTCCCGCGCCGACGCCCGCAAGCGCGCCATCGAGCTGATGGAACTGGTCAAGATCCCGGCCGCGAAGCAGCGGGTGGGTGACTACCCGCACCAGTTCTCCGGCGGCATGCGCCAGCGCGTCATGATCGCGATGGCGCTGGCGCTGAACCCTCGGGTGCTGATCGCCGACGAGCCCACCACGGCGCTCGACGTCACCGTGCAGGCCCAGATCATGGACCTCCTCGGTGACCTGCGCCGGGAACTGAACATGGCGATGATCCTGATCACCCACGACCTCGGTGTGGTCGCCGACGTCGCGGACCGGATCGCCGTCATGTACGCCGGCCGGATCGTCGAACACGCCGACGTACATTCGCTGTACTCGCGGCCCGGCCACCCGTACACGAAGGGTCTGCTGGAGTCGATCCCCCGGCTGGACCAGCGGGGCCAGGAGCTCTCCACCATCAAGGGCCTGCCACCGAACCTGATGCGCATCCCCTCGGGCTGCCCCTTCCACCCGCGCTGCCCGTACGCCCAGCAGGTCTGCGTCGATGTCGTGCCCGAGAACCGGAACCTCGGCAACGGCCGGACCAGCGCATGTCACTTTGCCCAGGAGGTCCTCGATGGCCGGCTCTAG
- a CDS encoding ABC transporter ATP-binding protein, with translation MAGSSATKVRGETILQVDNVVKHFPITQGIVFKKQIGAVKAVDGVSFELRRGETLGVVGESGCGKSTLARLLMRLETPTGGRAILEGQDIFKMSGSGLRRLRRNVQMVMQDPYTSLNPRMTVGDIIGEPYEIHPEVAPRGDRSRRVRELLDIVGLNPEHINRYPHQFSGGQRQRIGIARALALNPEVIVCDEPVSALDVSIQAQVINLLEKLQDELGLSYVFIAHDLSVVRHIADRVAVMYLGKIVEIGTNEEIYERPTHPYTQALLSAVPVPDPSARAHREIIRLTGDVPSPADPPSGCRFRTRCWKAQDICATQDPQLVLRAVDPHPSACHFAELKQVVA, from the coding sequence ATGGCCGGCTCTAGCGCAACCAAGGTGCGTGGCGAAACGATCCTGCAGGTCGACAACGTCGTCAAGCACTTCCCGATCACCCAGGGAATCGTCTTCAAGAAGCAGATCGGCGCCGTCAAGGCGGTCGACGGGGTGAGCTTCGAACTGCGCCGTGGTGAGACCCTCGGCGTGGTCGGCGAGTCCGGCTGCGGGAAGTCGACCCTCGCCCGGCTGCTCATGCGGCTGGAGACGCCGACCGGTGGCAGGGCGATCCTGGAGGGGCAGGACATCTTCAAGATGTCCGGCTCCGGCCTTCGGCGGCTGCGTCGCAACGTGCAGATGGTCATGCAGGACCCGTACACGTCGCTGAACCCCCGGATGACGGTCGGCGACATCATCGGCGAGCCGTACGAGATCCACCCCGAGGTGGCCCCGCGCGGTGACCGGAGCCGGCGGGTACGGGAGCTGCTCGACATCGTCGGGCTCAACCCCGAGCACATCAACCGGTACCCGCACCAGTTCTCCGGTGGGCAGCGGCAGCGGATCGGGATCGCCCGGGCGCTGGCCCTGAACCCCGAGGTGATCGTCTGTGACGAGCCGGTGTCGGCGCTGGACGTGTCGATCCAGGCTCAGGTGATCAACCTGCTGGAGAAGCTCCAGGACGAGCTGGGCCTGTCGTACGTGTTCATCGCGCACGACCTGTCCGTGGTCCGGCACATCGCCGACCGGGTCGCCGTGATGTACCTCGGCAAGATCGTGGAGATCGGTACGAACGAGGAGATCTACGAGCGGCCGACCCACCCGTACACCCAGGCACTGCTCTCCGCCGTGCCGGTGCCGGACCCGTCGGCCCGCGCCCACCGGGAGATCATCCGGCTGACCGGGGACGTGCCGTCGCCGGCCGACCCGCCGTCGGGTTGCCGGTTCCGTACCCGGTGCTGGAAGGCCCAGGACATCTGCGCCACCCAGGACCCGCAACTGGTGCTGCGTGCGGTCGACCCGCACCCGTCCGCCTGCCACTTCGCGGAGCTCAAGCAGGTCGTCGCCTGA
- the purH gene encoding bifunctional phosphoribosylaminoimidazolecarboxamide formyltransferase/IMP cyclohydrolase has translation MSTTSDGRRALRRALVSVYDKTGLTELAQALHAAGVEIVSTGSTAATIAGAGIPVTQVEELTGFPETLDGRVKTLHPKVHAGLLADLRLDTHTAQLDELGIAPFDLLVSNLYPFTETVASGADFDACVEQIDIGGPAMVRAAAKNHASVAVVTSVQAYPSVLDALAGGGFTLGERRALAARAFADIAEYDVAVAQWFARDLASEREWPDFSGLALRRGATLRYGENPHQRAAVYLDPAAPAGLAQARQLHGKEMSYNNYVDADAAWRAANDFGPDLPVVAIIKHANPCGIATGVDVADAHRKAHACDPVSAFGGVIAVNQPVSVELAKQIADIFTEVVVAPDFAEGAVEVLAGKKNIRLLRVPAWQPASVEWRPVTGGVLAQSPDRIDAPGDDSANWRLVAGDNAAPELLRDLVFAWRAIRSVKSNAILLAADGATVGVGMGQVNRVDSARLAVSRAGADRARGAAAASDAFFPFADGLQVLLDAGVRGVVQPGGSVRDEEVIAAAQQAGLTMYFTGTRHFFH, from the coding sequence ATGAGCACCACCTCCGATGGCCGGCGGGCGCTACGCCGCGCGCTGGTCAGCGTGTACGACAAGACCGGGCTGACCGAGTTGGCCCAGGCGCTGCACGCCGCCGGGGTTGAGATCGTGTCGACGGGCAGCACCGCCGCCACCATCGCCGGTGCCGGCATCCCGGTTACCCAGGTGGAGGAGCTGACCGGCTTCCCCGAGACCCTGGACGGGCGGGTCAAGACCCTGCACCCGAAGGTGCACGCCGGTCTCCTCGCCGACCTGCGGCTGGACACCCACACCGCCCAGCTCGACGAGCTGGGCATCGCCCCGTTCGACCTACTGGTGTCGAACCTCTACCCGTTCACCGAGACGGTCGCCTCCGGCGCGGACTTCGACGCCTGCGTGGAGCAGATCGACATCGGCGGTCCGGCGATGGTCCGGGCCGCGGCCAAGAACCACGCGTCGGTGGCGGTGGTGACGTCGGTGCAGGCGTACCCGTCGGTGCTGGACGCCCTGGCCGGCGGCGGTTTCACCCTCGGCGAGCGACGCGCGCTCGCGGCGCGGGCCTTCGCCGACATCGCCGAGTACGACGTGGCCGTGGCGCAGTGGTTCGCCCGGGACCTGGCCTCGGAGCGGGAGTGGCCGGACTTCTCCGGGCTCGCCCTGCGCCGCGGTGCCACCCTGCGGTACGGCGAGAACCCGCACCAGCGGGCCGCGGTCTACCTGGACCCGGCGGCCCCGGCCGGGCTGGCGCAGGCACGGCAGTTGCACGGCAAGGAGATGTCCTACAACAACTACGTCGACGCGGACGCGGCCTGGCGGGCGGCGAACGACTTCGGCCCGGACCTCCCGGTCGTCGCGATCATCAAGCACGCCAACCCGTGCGGCATCGCCACCGGGGTCGACGTGGCCGACGCGCACCGCAAGGCGCACGCGTGCGACCCGGTGTCGGCGTTCGGCGGGGTGATCGCGGTCAACCAGCCGGTCTCGGTCGAGCTGGCCAAGCAGATCGCCGACATCTTCACCGAGGTGGTGGTCGCCCCGGACTTCGCCGAGGGCGCGGTCGAGGTGCTGGCCGGCAAGAAGAACATCCGGCTGCTCCGGGTGCCGGCCTGGCAGCCGGCGTCGGTCGAGTGGCGGCCGGTCACCGGCGGGGTGCTGGCCCAGTCGCCGGACCGGATCGACGCCCCCGGTGACGACTCGGCCAACTGGCGCCTGGTCGCCGGTGACAATGCGGCGCCGGAACTCCTGCGGGACCTGGTCTTCGCCTGGCGGGCGATCCGGTCGGTGAAGAGCAACGCGATCCTGCTCGCCGCCGACGGCGCCACCGTCGGGGTGGGCATGGGGCAGGTCAACCGGGTGGACTCGGCCAGGCTGGCGGTCTCCCGTGCGGGTGCCGACCGGGCCCGTGGCGCCGCTGCCGCCTCGGACGCCTTCTTCCCGTTCGCGGACGGCTTGCAGGTCCTGCTCGACGCCGGGGTGCGCGGTGTGGTCCAGCCCGGCGGCTCCGTACGCGACGAAGAGGTCATCGCCGCCGCCCAGCAGGCCGGTCTGACCATGTACTTCACCGGTACCCGGCACTTCTTCCACTGA
- the purN gene encoding phosphoribosylglycinamide formyltransferase — protein MTEPVSAARVVVLISGSGSNLQALLDAATDPAYGAQVVAVGADRDGIAGLDRATAAGVPVFVDPLKAYADRDEWDRALAAHVAEHKPDLVVSAGFLKLVGPHFLAAFGDRYLNTHNALLPAFPGIHGPRDALAYGVKVAGATLFFVDAGVDTGPIVAQVTVPVLDDDNEETLTERIKVAERAQLVEQVGRLVREGWTITGRKVTIP, from the coding sequence GTGACTGAGCCCGTGTCGGCCGCCCGTGTCGTCGTCCTCATTTCCGGGTCCGGTAGCAACCTGCAGGCGTTGCTCGACGCGGCCACCGATCCGGCGTACGGCGCCCAGGTGGTCGCCGTCGGCGCGGACCGGGACGGCATCGCCGGACTCGACCGGGCCACCGCCGCAGGGGTGCCGGTCTTCGTCGACCCGCTCAAGGCGTACGCCGACCGGGACGAGTGGGACCGGGCGCTCGCCGCGCACGTCGCCGAACACAAACCCGACCTGGTGGTCTCGGCCGGCTTCCTCAAGCTCGTCGGCCCGCACTTCCTCGCCGCCTTCGGCGACCGCTACCTGAACACGCACAACGCGCTGCTGCCCGCCTTCCCCGGCATCCACGGCCCGCGCGACGCGCTCGCCTACGGGGTGAAGGTCGCCGGCGCCACGCTCTTCTTCGTCGACGCCGGTGTCGACACCGGACCGATCGTCGCCCAGGTGACGGTGCCGGTGCTCGACGACGACAACGAGGAAACCCTCACCGAACGCATCAAGGTTGCCGAGCGCGCCCAGCTCGTCGAGCAGGTCGGCCGGCTGGTCCGCGAGGGCTGGACCATCACCGGAAGAAAGGTCACGATCCCATGA